The Candidatus Eisenbacteria bacterium genomic interval CTGGCGCTCAGAAGGCTAAGGAAGGGATCACGACCATCGAGGAAATAATCTCTGCAACCGTCGAGGAGTAAGATTGAATGTCAACCGGTGAGATGCTTTTTCTTATCTGCGCGATGGCACTTCTCTCAACGCTTATACTTTCTGTGAATACATCACTTTTTCAGGCTAACGATTTCGCTTCGGAGGGGACAATCGGCATGTATGCTGTGTCTGTTGCGCAGCAATACGTCGAGATGGCAAGGCAGTTGAAGTACGACGAGACTACTGTATCGGGCTATCCTTCTAACCCGCCCGCCGGATTCACGATGGCCGGGAGGCTTGGAAAAGACACTGGTGAATCCTACCCTGATTTTGATGATGTGGATGATTTCAACAACTTCGCTTTACGGGATTCGACTTCTTTTGGAAAGTGTGCTGTAAGCATTGACGTCGCCTATGTGAATGAAAACGACCCTACGCAGACTGCTCAGGGACAGACCTATGCAAAGAGAATGACCGTAACGGTAAGTTCTCCTTTTCTCAGAGCGCCTCTCCGGTTGAGTCATGTGTTCACCTACTTCGAAAAGTGAGGTAAACAGAATTGCCTAGTGAAAAAGAGCTCCTTCTGATGGGTTTTTCAGACCAGGACAGAAGGGAATTTCTCGCCATTGGAAGGGAGAAGGAATTCCATCTGAATGAAGTGATAATCCGGGAAAACACGCCGGGTCTCGAGATGTACATAATCGAAGACGGAGAAGTATCGCTGTGGCTGGATGATGCCAACCTCGGGACCCTCAAAGAGGGAGATACCCTCGGTGCTTCCGTAATCGTTCTCCAGCACCCCAGAACAGCAAGGGTTGTGGCGGAAGGCTACGTGAGGGTGAGGGAGTATGAGAGGTCGCAGGTTATGGCGTACTTCAGGCGAAAACCTCCAGTGCTTTTTCAGCAGTTCTTCGTCAACGTCACGCACGTGCTTGTCGGCCAGCTGCGCAAGGCAAATCAGAGAATCTGGCTGCTGAACAATAGACTGAGGGAGCTCGAACTAACCTAGTTCGTAACCCATGGGCATTTTCCTCGACATCGCAGCATCAGCCATAATAGGAGCAATACTCCTCGGCACTGTTCTCTCGCTCAACGCATCGCTGATTGAGAATTCACACCGGGCGACAATGGAAGTCGCAGTACAGAGGAATTTGGGAACCATCACCGCGCTCATGCTGCGAGACCTGAAAAACATGGGCTACAAGGTAAGTCCGGCAGTTTCTACGGCCAGGTCGGACACTGTATTTTTCAGAGGAGATCTGAATGATGATGGCTCAGCTGACTCAGTCGGTTATTTCCTGGGGCCAGTGGATGAACTTGCCGGAACTGAGAATCCCGGCGACAGGACTCTGATAAGGAATTTTAATGGCGCGAGGCAATTGCTTGCTACCGGCGTTACATCTTTGGATTTCTCCTATTTCGGAGCCGCACAGGAGAAGATTGAAAGGCAGGAGGGTGAGACAGCGGAACAGAGAAGAGCAAGGCAGGCTTCAATCGTTACAGTTCAGGTTTCCGTTATAGTCGAAAGCCCCTACAAGTACGGGAGAGACTACACAAAGGCAATCGGAAAATTCAGGGTCTCTCCCAAGAATCTGACCCTGGGGTGACCTTTGGGAAGAGCCTCCCTTCTTGTCGTCATGGGCTTTCTTGTGGTTTTCGGCACTTTGAAATCCAGCATCAATAAGACAGTCCAGAGCCTTACTCGAAATCTTGTTTCTTCGTTCGAGGATTATTCTGCCAGGGATGCCGCAGGGTCGTCCGTGTTGATTGCCCTGAGGAAGATCTCGAAGGACAACGACCTGAGGGGCACGATTACCCTTCCTCCCTTCTCAGGGGCATCGGCGACCGTGACTGTTGTGGATTCAACAACTGATTCGACTCTTGCGAGGAACGAAGTAAGACTTCTTGCAACCGCATCGGTTGGCTCCACTTCAAGAAAGGTGAAGGTGCTTGCAAAGAGAGAGAGCCTAGTACCTCAAGACACCGAGGCTGCGATTGGCCTCAAGGGAGCTGTCACAAGCGTTGATTTCCTGGGAGCGGCGTTTTTGATCGACGGCCACGACTGGCTCCCCGGGGGACCGCTCGCCTCCCCCGCGGACAGTGTCCCCGGCGTATCGGCAAGTTCCGCAGCAGATTCCACCGCCCTTGTCGCCGGACTCGGTCCAAGCTGGAATCAAGTCCAGGGAGCCGGCCCTGAACCCAGCATCTCAACACTTAAGGGCACCTATGATTTCAACAGAATGTTTCAGGGATTCCGCTCAGTGGCGACACGCATACTCTCTGTCAGGACAACTATCGGTGGAGGACAGGTCTGGGGGACAAGAGCTCAGCCCGAGGTCACGATTATCTCGGGAATTGTGAAGGTCGCCGGTGCCACTTCCGGCGTTGGCGTGCTTGCAGTGGATGGATCGCTGACCGTAACCGGGAACTTCTACTGGGAAGGAT includes:
- a CDS encoding cyclic nucleotide-binding domain-containing protein, which encodes MPSEKELLLMGFSDQDRREFLAIGREKEFHLNEVIIRENTPGLEMYIIEDGEVSLWLDDANLGTLKEGDTLGASVIVLQHPRTARVVAEGYVRVREYERSQVMAYFRRKPPVLFQQFFVNVTHVLVGQLRKANQRIWLLNNRLRELELT